A part of Myxococcus landrumus genomic DNA contains:
- a CDS encoding Tat pathway signal protein, with product MPKNVFTVCFCGTGCSRDEGEETRYWDYKNTLIGWLAKSDKRLISDKDIYDKETGYIPVRLHKEISGEIQDTKLSATVRGVGENDWHHQMDACSPLDSSLPGAPGELRSYARTYSEGNQRSMVGQISGWADAALALHAASLAVASGAEQYNFIGHSRGAVESLMAAWFIHAYGGKACANIPINIFAIDPVPGTGVWYGTQTQLAPNVANYVGVYAWDHLDTGFSAVIPRPNARMTQHAPHALVESTRGLGSSWMTLADHRQLDDPLARSELAQPVNYKLYACRGRHGTVAGNSTSDGLYVASKVSPDVAAVPKLVYKMARAYLTQWDTTFQTRSRVRENVKSLRRRIHTAHTHFDTMANGEARTSRTVLRPSVRRVSSIHGRGSTERYYFEDVVGTPPLSLAFPCTIEQAGGGWVNWTFL from the coding sequence ATGCCGAAGAATGTCTTCACCGTGTGTTTCTGTGGAACCGGCTGCTCGCGGGACGAGGGAGAAGAGACCCGGTACTGGGACTACAAGAACACCCTCATCGGCTGGCTCGCCAAGAGCGACAAGCGGCTCATCAGCGACAAGGACATCTACGACAAGGAGACGGGATACATCCCGGTGCGGCTCCACAAGGAGATCTCCGGCGAGATCCAGGACACGAAGCTGAGCGCCACCGTGCGCGGTGTCGGTGAGAACGACTGGCACCACCAGATGGATGCGTGCTCCCCGCTGGACAGCTCCCTCCCGGGTGCCCCTGGTGAGCTGCGCTCCTATGCCCGGACCTACTCCGAGGGGAATCAGCGGAGCATGGTGGGGCAGATTTCGGGCTGGGCCGACGCCGCGCTCGCGTTGCACGCCGCCAGCCTCGCGGTGGCCAGCGGGGCGGAGCAGTACAACTTCATCGGGCACAGCCGTGGCGCGGTCGAGTCGCTCATGGCCGCCTGGTTCATCCATGCCTATGGGGGAAAGGCCTGCGCCAACATCCCCATCAACATCTTCGCCATCGACCCCGTTCCGGGCACGGGCGTGTGGTACGGCACCCAGACCCAGCTGGCCCCGAACGTGGCCAACTATGTCGGCGTCTACGCCTGGGACCACCTGGACACGGGCTTCAGCGCGGTGATTCCGCGGCCCAATGCCCGGATGACCCAGCATGCCCCCCACGCGCTCGTCGAGAGCACCCGGGGACTGGGGAGCTCGTGGATGACGCTCGCGGACCACCGGCAACTGGACGACCCGCTCGCTCGCAGCGAGCTGGCGCAGCCCGTGAACTACAAGCTCTACGCCTGTCGCGGGCGGCACGGCACCGTCGCGGGCAACTCCACCTCGGATGGTTTGTATGTGGCGTCCAAGGTCAGCCCCGACGTCGCCGCGGTTCCCAAGCTCGTCTACAAGATGGCGCGGGCCTACCTGACCCAATGGGACACGACCTTCCAGACGCGAAGCCGCGTCCGGGAGAACGTCAAATCCCTGCGCCGGCGAATCCACACGGCGCATACCCACTTCGACACCATGGCGAATGGTGAGGCCCGGACGTCTCGCACGGTGCTTCGGCCGAGTGTGCGGCGTGTCTCGTCCATCCACGGACGAGGCAGCACGGAGCGCTACTACTTCGAGGATGTGGTGGGCACGCCGCCGCTCAGCCTGGCGTTTCCCTGCACCATCGAGCAGGCCGGTGGGGGCTGGGTGAACTGGACGTTCCTTTGA
- a CDS encoding error-prone DNA polymerase — protein MDYAELVCRSNFSFLRGASHPEELVLTASRLGMSALALTDTDGLYGAVKAHLAAKEHGLRLILGAELTLEDGPPVVVYAADSEGYSNLCALVSRSRMSHPKGESGLPWRALAERSKGLLALLPEPAALERVAPLAEAFPERFHVGLCRTLSAGDSAREARAEALARALVVPLVVHNDVHTHHRRRQPLQDVLSAVRHGTTVDRAGTLLLPNGERTLKGPREMARLFEDRPEALARTVELASRCRASLDDLRYRFPEEDLPPGRSADEHLRTLTYEGLAVRYPSGVPPEVVKQIEHELRLIAALDFAGYFLSLWDIVGFARRRGILCQGRGSAANSAVCYALQITAIDPVRMGLLFERFLSMARKEPPDIDVDFEHERREEVLQYVYEKHGRHRAGMVCEVICYRGRLSLREAGKALGLSLDQVDRLSKVSAAHGFEVTPEVLLEAGLSAFDRRVQRTLSLAAELEGFPRHLSIHVGGFVMTREPLTELVPVENAAMPGRTVIQWEKDDINSIGLLKVDLLALGMLTALSKCFALIREHHGRELSLATIPAEDPKVYDMLCEADTVGVFQIESRAQMNMLPRLKPRTFYDLVVEIALIRPGPIVGKMVHPFLRRRNGEEVVRYPSEAVREILGKTLGVPLFQEQAMKLAMVAAGFSAEEADGLRRVLSHKRAESMLLQYRGRFVEGCLSRGYERAQAEEWFDNFRGFAHYGFPESHSASFALISYASSWLKCHYPAAFTTALLNSQPMGFYAPHTLVADVQRHGVEVRPVDVRVSRWDCTLEDGGKALRLGLRMVKGLGESAGRRVESGRGEEGYADVGSLARRARIPRHELTRLALAGALGPLCGGSRRQALWDIQALGPLDSDDLFFGMSMDGTQVELPSMDVFARVCADYDTVGLSLEKHPLELLRPMLKKQGAVTAEGLKKVTSGRTVTVGGMMICRQRPPTARGMCFVSLEDETGIANLVVPPDVYERCRKELHGALFVVGQGVLERSGKVTNVKVKTVWGLETAASPRAELRTAKTQPRP, from the coding sequence GTGGACTACGCCGAGCTCGTGTGTCGCTCCAACTTCTCGTTCCTGCGCGGTGCCTCCCATCCGGAGGAGCTGGTGCTCACGGCGTCCCGGCTGGGGATGAGCGCGCTGGCGCTGACGGACACGGATGGCCTGTACGGCGCCGTGAAGGCCCATCTGGCGGCGAAGGAGCACGGCCTGCGGTTGATACTGGGCGCCGAGCTGACGCTGGAGGATGGCCCTCCGGTGGTCGTATACGCGGCGGACTCGGAGGGGTACTCGAACCTGTGCGCGCTGGTGTCGCGCAGCCGGATGAGCCACCCCAAGGGGGAGTCGGGGCTGCCGTGGAGGGCGCTGGCGGAGCGCTCGAAGGGGCTCCTCGCGCTGCTGCCGGAGCCCGCGGCGCTGGAGCGGGTGGCTCCGCTGGCGGAGGCGTTCCCGGAGCGCTTCCACGTGGGGCTGTGCCGGACGCTGTCGGCGGGGGACTCGGCGAGGGAGGCGCGCGCGGAGGCCCTGGCGCGGGCGCTGGTGGTGCCGCTGGTGGTGCACAACGACGTGCACACGCACCATCGGCGGCGTCAGCCCCTGCAGGACGTGCTGAGTGCCGTGCGGCACGGGACGACGGTGGACCGGGCGGGGACGCTGCTGTTGCCCAATGGCGAGCGGACGCTGAAGGGGCCTCGGGAGATGGCGCGGCTGTTCGAGGACCGTCCGGAGGCGCTGGCGCGGACGGTGGAGCTGGCCTCGCGGTGCCGCGCGTCGCTGGATGACCTGCGCTACCGGTTTCCGGAGGAGGACCTGCCTCCGGGGCGCTCCGCGGACGAGCACCTGAGGACGTTGACCTACGAGGGGCTCGCGGTGCGCTACCCGTCGGGGGTGCCGCCGGAGGTGGTGAAGCAGATCGAGCACGAGCTGCGGCTCATCGCCGCGCTGGACTTCGCGGGTTACTTCCTGTCGCTGTGGGACATCGTCGGTTTCGCGCGGCGGCGGGGGATTCTGTGCCAGGGGCGGGGGAGCGCGGCGAACTCGGCGGTGTGCTACGCGCTGCAAATCACGGCCATCGACCCGGTGCGGATGGGGCTGTTGTTCGAGCGCTTCCTGAGCATGGCGCGCAAGGAGCCGCCGGACATCGACGTGGACTTCGAGCACGAGCGGCGCGAGGAGGTGCTGCAGTACGTGTACGAGAAGCACGGGCGGCACCGGGCGGGCATGGTGTGCGAGGTCATCTGCTATCGGGGCCGGCTGTCGCTCCGGGAGGCGGGGAAGGCGCTGGGGCTGTCACTGGACCAGGTGGATCGGCTGTCGAAGGTCTCCGCGGCGCACGGCTTCGAGGTGACGCCAGAGGTCCTGCTGGAGGCGGGACTGTCCGCGTTCGACCGGCGGGTGCAGCGAACGTTGTCGCTGGCGGCGGAGCTGGAGGGATTTCCCAGACATCTGTCCATTCACGTGGGCGGATTCGTGATGACCCGTGAGCCCTTGACGGAGCTGGTGCCGGTGGAGAACGCGGCCATGCCGGGGCGGACGGTCATCCAGTGGGAGAAGGATGACATCAACTCGATTGGCTTGTTGAAGGTGGACCTGCTGGCGCTGGGCATGCTCACGGCGCTGTCGAAGTGTTTTGCATTGATTCGCGAGCACCATGGGCGGGAGTTGTCCCTGGCGACGATTCCGGCGGAGGACCCGAAGGTCTACGACATGTTGTGCGAGGCGGACACCGTGGGGGTGTTTCAAATCGAGAGCCGCGCGCAGATGAACATGTTGCCTCGGCTGAAGCCGAGGACGTTCTACGACCTGGTGGTGGAGATTGCCCTCATCCGCCCGGGACCGATTGTCGGGAAGATGGTCCACCCGTTCCTGCGCCGGAGGAATGGCGAGGAGGTGGTGCGGTACCCGAGCGAGGCGGTGCGGGAGATTCTGGGCAAGACGCTGGGCGTGCCGCTCTTCCAGGAGCAGGCGATGAAGCTGGCGATGGTGGCGGCGGGGTTCTCGGCCGAAGAGGCGGACGGGCTGCGTCGGGTGCTGAGCCACAAGCGGGCGGAGTCCATGCTGCTCCAGTATCGGGGCCGCTTCGTGGAGGGCTGTCTGTCGCGAGGATATGAGCGGGCCCAGGCGGAGGAGTGGTTCGACAACTTCCGGGGCTTCGCGCACTACGGCTTCCCGGAGAGCCACTCCGCCAGCTTCGCGTTGATTTCGTACGCGTCGAGCTGGCTGAAGTGTCACTACCCGGCGGCCTTCACCACGGCGCTCCTGAACTCCCAGCCCATGGGCTTCTATGCGCCGCACACGCTGGTGGCGGATGTGCAGCGGCATGGGGTGGAGGTGAGGCCGGTGGACGTGCGTGTCTCTCGCTGGGATTGCACGCTGGAGGATGGGGGCAAGGCGCTGCGGCTGGGGCTGCGGATGGTGAAGGGATTGGGAGAGTCCGCGGGACGGAGGGTGGAGTCGGGGCGAGGAGAGGAGGGCTACGCGGACGTGGGCAGCCTGGCGCGGCGGGCGAGGATTCCCCGGCATGAGCTGACGCGGCTGGCGCTGGCGGGAGCGCTGGGGCCGCTGTGCGGAGGCTCGCGGCGCCAGGCGCTCTGGGACATCCAGGCGCTGGGGCCGCTGGACTCGGATGACTTGTTCTTCGGCATGTCGATGGATGGAACGCAGGTGGAGTTGCCATCCATGGATGTCTTCGCGCGGGTCTGCGCGGACTACGACACGGTGGGCCTGTCGCTGGAAAAACACCCCCTGGAGCTCTTGCGACCCATGCTGAAGAAGCAGGGCGCGGTGACGGCGGAGGGGCTGAAGAAGGTGACCTCCGGGCGCACGGTGACGGTGGGCGGGATGATGATCTGCCGGCAGCGTCCTCCGACGGCGCGCGGGATGTGCTTCGTCTCGCTGGAGGACGAGACGGGGATCGCCAACCTCGTGGTGCCTCCGGATGTCTACGAGCGCTGCCGCAAGGAACTGCACGGGGCCTTGTTCGTGGTGGGGCAGGGCGTGCTGGAGCGCTCGGGCAAGGTGACGAACGTGAAGGTGAAGACGGTGTGGGGGCTCGAGACCGCGGCCTCGCCCAGGGCGGAGTTGCGTACCGCCAAGACGCAGCCGCGTCCTTGA
- a CDS encoding NfeD family protein: MDLTPTAWQLWLVAALLCGALEIKLSGFVTLWFAVGALVSALVAAMGLGINFQLLVFTLVSAGLFAASRTLFKSVFMRTASHLKTGVEAMMGQEAVVTEAIDEKNGGTVRINGELWIARTLSGAIPEGERVTVEQVEGLKLWVRRPSATQSVPQREQKENAR, encoded by the coding sequence ATGGACCTGACTCCCACCGCCTGGCAGCTCTGGCTCGTCGCTGCGCTCCTCTGTGGCGCGTTGGAAATCAAGCTGTCCGGCTTCGTCACGCTCTGGTTCGCGGTGGGGGCGCTCGTCTCCGCGCTCGTCGCGGCCATGGGGCTGGGCATCAACTTCCAGCTCCTCGTCTTCACCCTGGTCTCCGCGGGCCTGTTCGCGGCCTCGCGCACCCTCTTCAAAAGCGTTTTCATGCGGACGGCCTCGCACTTGAAGACGGGGGTCGAGGCCATGATGGGGCAGGAGGCGGTGGTGACGGAGGCCATCGACGAGAAGAACGGGGGCACCGTGCGCATCAACGGGGAGCTGTGGATCGCCCGCACGCTGTCGGGCGCCATTCCCGAGGGCGAGCGTGTCACCGTGGAGCAAGTGGAAGGACTCAAGCTTTGGGTGCGCCGCCCGTCGGCGACACAGTCGGTTCCCCAGCGGGAACAGAAGGAGAATGCTCGATGA
- a CDS encoding SPFH domain-containing protein: MSFLTVLFIVAVVVVGFAIVTGIRIVPQAKVMVVERLGKFHSIATSGLNILIPFLDSPRPIEMRTGNRYMRSTMVDLREQVMGFETVQVITHDNVNMEVGSVIYYQIVDPAKALYQVENLALAIEQLTMTNLRNIMGGLTLDQTLTSRETVNGKLRMVLDDATEKWGVKVTRVELREIEPPQAIKSAMAKQMTAERERRAEVTKAEGDKAAAILQAEGEKISRILRAEAERDAEIARAEGRKRATMLEAEGKAEATRLTFDAINTGRATPEVLALRYMDTLQEMSKGDNKMFIPYEATATLGAIAALKEVFKDDAAKRPAAPPQAPRQSPTAAALSAQGLTRSPAAEHATLTGTPAVPARRPRPPSEQDE, from the coding sequence ATGAGCTTTCTGACCGTTCTATTCATCGTCGCCGTGGTGGTGGTCGGCTTCGCCATCGTCACCGGCATTCGCATCGTTCCCCAGGCCAAGGTCATGGTGGTGGAGCGCCTGGGCAAGTTCCACAGCATCGCGACCAGCGGGCTCAACATCCTCATCCCGTTCCTGGACAGTCCTCGCCCCATCGAGATGCGCACGGGCAACCGCTACATGCGCAGCACCATGGTGGACCTGCGTGAGCAGGTCATGGGCTTCGAGACGGTGCAGGTCATCACCCACGACAACGTCAACATGGAGGTCGGCTCGGTCATCTACTACCAGATCGTCGACCCCGCGAAGGCGCTGTACCAGGTGGAGAACCTGGCGCTGGCCATCGAGCAGCTCACCATGACGAACCTGCGCAACATCATGGGCGGGCTGACGCTGGACCAGACGCTGACCAGCCGCGAGACGGTGAACGGCAAGCTGCGCATGGTGCTGGACGACGCCACGGAGAAGTGGGGCGTGAAGGTGACGCGCGTGGAGCTGCGCGAAATCGAGCCGCCCCAGGCCATCAAGTCCGCCATGGCCAAGCAGATGACCGCCGAGCGCGAGCGCCGCGCCGAGGTGACCAAGGCCGAGGGCGACAAGGCCGCCGCCATCCTCCAGGCCGAGGGCGAGAAGATCTCCCGCATTTTGCGCGCCGAGGCGGAGCGCGACGCGGAGATTGCCCGCGCCGAGGGCCGCAAGCGCGCCACCATGCTGGAGGCCGAGGGCAAGGCCGAGGCGACCCGCCTCACCTTCGATGCCATCAACACCGGCCGCGCCACCCCCGAGGTGCTCGCGCTGCGCTACATGGACACGCTCCAGGAGATGAGCAAGGGCGACAACAAGATGTTCATCCCCTACGAGGCCACCGCCACCCTGGGCGCCATCGCGGCGCTCAAGGAGGTCTTCAAGGATGACGCGGCCAAGCGCCCCGCGGCCCCGCCCCAGGCGCCTCGCCAGTCCCCCACCGCCGCGGCCCTGAGCGCGCAGGGCCTGACGCGCAGCCCCGCGGCCGAGCACGCGACGCTCACTGGAACGCCCGCGGTGCCCGCGCGGCGTCCTCGCCCGCCCTCCGAGCAGGACGAGTAG
- a CDS encoding ATP-binding cassette domain-containing protein gives MSSLRAHSVSFAYSDAVTVLSDIEFHLAAGWTGLVGANGAGKSTLLRMLSGELTPTEGHFQFDPPSPVLRLCRQEVEALTPDISEFAESWDGLARRLHGQLGLDVSALERWSTLSPGERKRWQVGAALAAEPDVLLLDEPTNHLDAEARTWLVSALRRFRGVGVVVSHDRPLLETLTSATLRVHGGDARLWPGAYSAAKQHWEAEREAEVDAYQQRRSEQRRAARMLDQARREQQGADASRSTSKRLKNKYDNDARSMGAKVTVGWAEAHAGRRVGILRRELESASEAVGEFTADKTLGRSVFVDYARSPNPWIFTLDTPEIRAGEVTLLGPVNLSVGREARVRIEGPNGAGKSTLVRALLESARVPRERVLYLPQDVGAEEARATLEAVRSLAPEEKGRVLSLVAALGVDPERLLGSEQPSPGEIRKLLIARGLGQHAWALVLDEPTNHLDLPSIERLEAALREYPGALLLVTHDSEFARACTTECWRVERGQVTVSTS, from the coding sequence ATGTCTTCCCTTCGCGCGCACAGCGTGTCGTTCGCCTATTCCGACGCCGTTACCGTCCTTTCCGATATCGAGTTCCACCTGGCCGCGGGCTGGACGGGCCTTGTCGGCGCCAATGGCGCGGGCAAGTCCACCCTCTTGCGGATGCTGTCGGGGGAGCTGACGCCCACCGAGGGGCACTTCCAGTTCGATCCTCCCTCCCCTGTCCTGCGACTCTGCCGGCAGGAGGTGGAGGCGCTCACGCCGGACATCTCCGAGTTCGCCGAGTCGTGGGACGGACTCGCGCGCAGGCTCCATGGGCAGTTGGGGCTGGACGTGTCCGCGCTGGAGCGGTGGTCCACGCTGTCTCCGGGTGAGCGCAAGCGGTGGCAGGTGGGCGCGGCGTTGGCGGCCGAGCCCGATGTGCTGCTGCTCGATGAGCCCACCAACCATCTGGATGCGGAGGCTCGGACGTGGCTTGTCTCCGCGCTGCGGCGGTTCCGAGGGGTGGGCGTCGTGGTGTCACACGACAGGCCGCTCCTGGAGACGCTCACCTCCGCCACGCTGCGCGTTCATGGCGGTGATGCGCGGCTGTGGCCGGGGGCGTATTCCGCGGCGAAGCAGCACTGGGAGGCGGAGCGCGAGGCGGAGGTGGATGCGTATCAGCAGCGGCGCTCGGAGCAGCGGCGCGCGGCGCGGATGCTGGACCAGGCGCGGCGGGAGCAACAGGGCGCGGATGCCTCGCGCAGCACGAGCAAGCGGCTGAAGAACAAGTACGACAACGATGCGCGGTCCATGGGGGCGAAGGTCACCGTGGGCTGGGCGGAGGCTCACGCGGGCCGTCGCGTGGGAATCCTCCGACGAGAGCTGGAGAGTGCCTCGGAGGCCGTGGGTGAGTTCACCGCGGACAAGACGTTGGGGCGCTCGGTCTTCGTGGACTATGCGCGCTCTCCCAACCCGTGGATCTTCACGTTGGACACGCCGGAGATTCGTGCGGGGGAGGTCACGCTGCTGGGGCCGGTGAATCTGTCGGTGGGGCGCGAGGCGCGCGTGCGCATCGAGGGCCCCAACGGCGCGGGCAAGAGCACCCTGGTGCGGGCGCTGCTGGAGAGTGCCCGGGTGCCTCGGGAGCGGGTGCTGTATCTGCCTCAGGACGTGGGGGCCGAGGAGGCTCGGGCTACCTTGGAGGCGGTGCGCTCACTGGCTCCCGAGGAGAAGGGGCGCGTGCTGTCGTTGGTCGCGGCGCTGGGAGTGGACCCGGAGCGGCTGCTGGGGTCGGAGCAGCCTTCTCCCGGGGAGATTCGCAAGCTGCTCATCGCACGGGGATTGGGACAGCATGCCTGGGCCCTGGTGCTCGATGAGCCCACCAACCACCTGGACCTGCCCTCCATCGAGCGACTGGAGGCCGCCCTTCGCGAGTACCCCGGGGCGTTGCTCCTGGTGACTCACGACTCCGAGTTCGCGCGCGCCTGCACCACCGAGTGCTGGCGCGTGGAGCGCGGTCAGGTGACGGTATCGACCTCGTGA
- a CDS encoding NAD-dependent epimerase/dehydratase family protein, with protein MRVLVTGSAGFIAHHVITRLLARGDTVIGVDNLESSGDVTLKQARLTHLESVTGAERFTCHRADITDAASLAALFRHEQPERVVHLAARVGVRSAGASAQSYLDANVTGFLQVLEQSHAARVAHVVYASSSSVYGAGTPPPFAETAAADHPLNVYSATKRAGELLAHTYSHLYGLPTSGLRFFTVYGPWGRPDMAPLRFLRALREGHPIDLYGEGRMRRDFTHVDDVAEAVVRVLDRPPTGAPPYRLLNVGRGEPVSLRDFVAVLERHTGTQALLNPRPAQPGEMDATWSDSTALERETGFRPRVSVDEGLAGLVAWEQEHSRPPPDEPHEVDTVT; from the coding sequence ATGCGCGTCCTCGTCACCGGATCAGCGGGCTTCATCGCCCACCACGTCATCACCCGACTGCTGGCTCGAGGCGACACCGTCATCGGAGTAGACAACCTGGAGTCCTCCGGAGACGTGACGCTCAAACAGGCGCGACTGACACACCTCGAGTCCGTCACCGGCGCGGAGCGCTTCACCTGTCACCGCGCCGACATCACCGACGCGGCCTCTCTCGCGGCGCTCTTCCGGCATGAGCAACCCGAGCGTGTCGTCCACCTCGCGGCGCGTGTGGGCGTGAGGTCCGCGGGAGCCTCCGCCCAGTCCTATCTCGACGCGAACGTGACGGGGTTCCTCCAGGTTCTGGAGCAATCCCACGCGGCGCGCGTGGCCCACGTCGTCTACGCCTCCTCCAGCTCCGTGTATGGCGCGGGCACGCCGCCGCCCTTCGCGGAGACCGCCGCGGCCGACCACCCGCTCAATGTCTATTCAGCGACCAAGCGTGCGGGAGAGCTGCTGGCTCACACGTACAGCCACCTCTACGGGCTCCCCACGAGTGGGCTGCGCTTCTTCACCGTGTATGGTCCCTGGGGCCGTCCGGACATGGCCCCGCTGCGCTTCCTCCGTGCCCTGCGCGAGGGCCACCCTATCGACCTGTATGGCGAAGGACGGATGCGCCGCGACTTCACCCATGTGGACGACGTGGCGGAAGCCGTGGTGCGGGTGTTGGATAGACCTCCCACCGGCGCGCCGCCGTATCGTCTGCTCAACGTCGGTCGAGGCGAGCCCGTCTCCCTGCGCGACTTCGTCGCCGTGCTGGAGCGGCACACGGGAACCCAGGCCCTGCTGAACCCCAGGCCCGCCCAGCCCGGTGAGATGGACGCCACCTGGTCCGACTCCACCGCGCTGGAACGAGAGACAGGCTTTCGTCCACGCGTGTCCGTGGACGAAGGACTCGCCGGGCTCGTGGCCTGGGAGCAAGAGCACTCCAGGCCACCTCCCGACGAGCCTCACGAGGTCGATACCGTCACCTGA
- a CDS encoding FHA domain-containing protein, translating into MVSVNQLRPFAQASLEAFRAASGPVALIQQPVDPVFRNIAQQLTGARTVGMAHRSRMTERLLAMLRDFDNLEVHFLNPKVDGEELTVGRSECDLVVPDPSVSQHHATLRWNAATGGFLVRDAQSMNGTWINGAPLGFRAQVTLNDGDTLAFGDAQFLYLRAETVHEHLRLASPQEKP; encoded by the coding sequence ATGGTGTCCGTGAATCAGCTCCGACCCTTCGCCCAGGCCTCGCTCGAAGCCTTCCGTGCAGCCTCCGGCCCCGTGGCGCTCATCCAGCAGCCCGTGGACCCGGTCTTCCGGAACATCGCCCAGCAGCTGACAGGGGCCCGGACGGTGGGCATGGCGCACCGCTCACGCATGACGGAGCGGCTGCTCGCGATGCTTCGCGACTTCGACAACCTGGAGGTCCACTTCCTGAACCCCAAGGTGGATGGTGAGGAGCTCACCGTGGGGCGCTCGGAGTGCGACCTGGTGGTGCCGGACCCGTCCGTCTCCCAGCATCATGCGACGCTGCGGTGGAACGCGGCGACGGGGGGCTTCCTGGTGCGCGATGCGCAGTCGATGAACGGCACGTGGATCAACGGCGCGCCGCTGGGCTTTCGCGCGCAGGTGACGCTCAACGACGGGGACACGCTGGCCTTCGGCGACGCACAGTTCCTGTATCTGCGCGCGGAGACGGTGCACGAGCACCTGCGGCTGGCGAGCCCGCAGGAGAAGCCCTGA
- a CDS encoding Y-family DNA polymerase, whose translation MRRAYLHFTRFPVQRKVIEYPELAGRPFVLVEESRGQRRVVAASTSALKAGVRPGATLTAATALEPGLRHFTYREEDEARALVALGEALLCLGPAFQLSSPDGLWLDAGAAHLSGGEEGLCSRALELCAEQGYRAHVAVASEAFTSRALARYGARRVEVVAPGTSARVLAPLPLAALEGREGAAFSALGLTTLGEVAALPVGAVVARGGAQGARVHARCGGVDDTPFVAEVLEEVLEERRLLDWPAESFEPLRFALKTLLDRLGARLAGRGQAAVRITFTLKLDPSGQQQVTLSLARPTAAAKLLLDLARHRLEELRLENPVAEVSARVDEHSEERGQQLSLGDAPEGDAALEVVLSRLATTLGEESLCAAGLESVHRPEGAHGSKSFRPPEEKKKGWAEELREERGPAAVGGLRERPSRVLAEPAWLDAEVGEAGRLLAARVGGKRHRVTAVTGPERLGGEWWSESPFQRDYYRVHFEGLGPAWVFRDMRDGCFYLQGLFD comes from the coding sequence ATGCGCAGGGCCTATCTGCACTTCACGCGCTTTCCGGTGCAGCGCAAGGTCATCGAGTATCCGGAGCTGGCCGGGCGTCCCTTCGTATTGGTGGAGGAGTCGCGAGGACAGCGGCGGGTGGTGGCGGCTTCGACGTCCGCGCTGAAGGCGGGAGTCCGGCCTGGGGCGACGCTCACGGCGGCCACGGCGTTGGAGCCGGGGCTTCGTCATTTTACCTATCGAGAGGAGGACGAGGCTCGGGCGCTGGTGGCCTTGGGGGAGGCGCTGTTGTGCCTGGGACCGGCGTTTCAGCTCTCCTCGCCGGATGGGCTGTGGCTGGACGCGGGCGCGGCGCATCTGTCCGGGGGCGAGGAGGGGTTGTGCTCACGGGCGTTGGAATTGTGCGCGGAGCAAGGCTACCGGGCGCATGTGGCGGTGGCTTCGGAGGCGTTCACCTCGCGGGCGCTGGCTCGGTATGGGGCACGGCGGGTGGAGGTGGTGGCGCCGGGGACATCGGCTCGGGTGCTGGCGCCGTTGCCGTTGGCCGCGCTGGAGGGGCGGGAGGGAGCGGCCTTCTCCGCGTTGGGACTCACCACGTTGGGAGAGGTGGCGGCGTTGCCGGTGGGCGCGGTGGTGGCGCGAGGGGGGGCGCAGGGGGCGCGGGTGCATGCGCGCTGCGGTGGAGTGGATGACACGCCCTTCGTGGCCGAGGTGCTGGAGGAAGTGCTGGAGGAGCGTCGGCTATTGGACTGGCCGGCGGAGTCCTTCGAGCCGCTGCGTTTCGCGCTGAAGACGCTGCTGGACAGGTTGGGGGCAAGGCTCGCGGGGCGGGGGCAGGCGGCGGTGCGCATCACCTTCACGCTGAAGCTGGACCCTTCGGGACAGCAGCAGGTGACGTTGTCCCTGGCGAGGCCCACGGCGGCGGCGAAGCTGCTGCTCGATTTGGCGCGGCACCGGTTGGAGGAACTGCGGCTGGAGAACCCGGTGGCGGAGGTGTCCGCTCGGGTGGATGAGCACTCGGAGGAGCGGGGGCAGCAGCTCTCGTTGGGGGATGCGCCGGAGGGGGATGCGGCGCTGGAGGTGGTGTTGTCGCGCCTGGCGACGACGTTGGGGGAGGAGTCGCTTTGCGCCGCGGGGCTGGAGTCAGTGCATCGGCCAGAGGGGGCGCATGGGAGCAAGTCCTTCCGGCCACCCGAGGAGAAGAAGAAGGGATGGGCGGAGGAGCTTCGCGAGGAGCGTGGACCCGCCGCGGTGGGTGGGCTTCGAGAGAGGCCCTCGCGAGTGCTGGCGGAGCCTGCGTGGCTGGACGCGGAGGTGGGGGAGGCGGGCCGACTGCTGGCGGCGAGGGTGGGAGGGAAACGTCATCGGGTGACGGCGGTGACGGGCCCGGAGAGGTTGGGCGGTGAGTGGTGGTCCGAGTCTCCCTTTCAGCGCGACTACTACCGGGTGCACTTCGAGGGATTGGGGCCCGCCTGGGTATTCAGAGACATGCGTGATGGCTGCTTCTATTTGCAGGGCCTGTTTGATTGA